The following proteins come from a genomic window of Nostoc sp. ATCC 53789:
- a CDS encoding phosphoribulokinase, with amino-acid sequence MSRPIILGIVGDSAAGKTTLTRGIAQALGPENVTIICTDDYHRYDRQQRAEIGITALHPDCNHLDIMQQHLSLLRTGQPILKPVYSHKTGTFEAPKYIKPSKFVIIEGLLGYSTRAARDSYDVKVYLAPPEELRAKWKVKRDTQKRGYTPEQVLAELEKREPDSSQFIRPQRQWSDIVISFYPPTDEDDESNGHLNVRLVLRPTIPHPDFTVITNSSYGNSDSAIRLGLDRDMSKPVDVLEVDGHATLEQVNKLEHIICSDMPHLRNLCDRESNPELGKIAGTTGETLQSYPLALTQLIITYHMLKATQIYQ; translated from the coding sequence AATTCTTGGTATTGTCGGCGACAGCGCTGCTGGGAAAACAACACTAACGCGGGGAATCGCTCAGGCACTCGGCCCAGAAAATGTCACGATCATCTGTACAGATGATTACCACCGTTACGATCGCCAACAACGTGCAGAAATTGGCATCACTGCCCTCCACCCGGACTGCAACCATCTGGATATTATGCAGCAACACCTGTCGCTGCTACGCACAGGGCAACCAATTCTTAAGCCAGTTTATAGCCATAAAACAGGGACATTTGAGGCACCTAAGTATATCAAGCCAAGTAAATTCGTCATTATTGAAGGATTACTCGGTTATTCTACTCGTGCCGCCCGTGATTCTTACGATGTTAAAGTTTATCTTGCGCCTCCTGAAGAATTACGTGCTAAGTGGAAAGTCAAGCGAGATACGCAAAAGCGGGGCTACACACCTGAACAGGTGCTAGCAGAATTAGAAAAGCGCGAACCAGACTCATCACAGTTTATTCGTCCGCAACGGCAATGGTCTGATATAGTCATTAGTTTTTATCCACCAACTGATGAAGATGATGAAAGCAATGGACACCTAAATGTCCGATTGGTACTACGTCCGACAATTCCCCATCCAGATTTCACCGTAATTACCAATTCTAGTTATGGTAATTCTGACTCAGCGATTCGTCTTGGGCTAGACAGAGATATGAGTAAGCCTGTGGATGTCTTGGAAGTTGATGGTCATGCCACCTTAGAACAGGTGAATAAATTAGAGCATATTATTTGTTCTGATATGCCCCATCTCCGAAATCTTTGCGATCGCGAAAGTAATCCTGAACTGGGTAAAATTGCTGGTACAACTGGAGAGACATTGCAAAGTTACCCCCTAGCTCTCACCCAGCTAATCATTACCTACCACATGCTCAAAGCAACGCAAATTTATCAATAA
- the radC gene encoding DNA repair protein RadC, producing the protein MTYCLRIADLPTNERPRERLMTHGAKILATAELIAILLGTGQGPGKLSAVGLGQFILSELGKHQRDPLAVLREVSPAELMLISGVGPAKATSILAAIELGKRAFQSRPNDGTLIDSPLAAAATLSQDLMWQAQERFAVVLLDVKNRLLGTQVITIGTATETLASPRDIFREVIRQGATRVIVAHNHPSGNLEPSHEDIELTRQLLAGAQLLGIPVLDHLILGNGNHQSLREITTLWDEHPQGD; encoded by the coding sequence ATGACCTATTGCCTTAGAATTGCCGACCTACCTACAAATGAGCGTCCGCGTGAGCGATTAATGACGCATGGTGCCAAAATTTTAGCCACAGCAGAGTTAATCGCAATTCTTCTAGGCACTGGTCAAGGCCCAGGAAAACTATCTGCTGTGGGTTTGGGACAATTTATTTTGAGCGAATTAGGCAAACACCAACGCGATCCTTTGGCGGTTTTGCGGGAAGTTAGCCCCGCAGAGTTGATGCTAATTTCTGGTGTTGGCCCGGCCAAGGCAACAAGTATATTAGCAGCAATTGAATTAGGCAAACGCGCTTTTCAATCTCGACCGAATGACGGAACATTGATTGATAGCCCACTTGCTGCTGCTGCTACCCTTAGCCAAGATTTGATGTGGCAGGCACAAGAACGTTTTGCAGTGGTGTTATTAGATGTTAAGAATCGCTTGCTAGGTACGCAAGTAATTACCATTGGCACAGCAACCGAAACCTTAGCTTCTCCCCGTGATATTTTCCGGGAAGTTATTCGTCAAGGTGCAACGCGGGTAATAGTTGCCCACAATCACCCTTCTGGGAACCTTGAACCTAGCCATGAAGATATAGAATTGACGCGCCAGTTGTTAGCAGGGGCACAGCTTTTGGGGATTCCGGTACTAGATCATCTGATTTTGGGTAATGGCAATCATCAGAGTTTACGGGAAATAACAACTTTGTGGGATGAACATCCGCAAGGGGATTAG
- a CDS encoding sodium:proton antiporter, which yields MVLESAIAEEVITNNLKQFLLVLSVSLGVATLPQVFSWFRNIPYTLLLVIVGLGLAFVDVRLVTLSPELILFIFLPPLLFEAAWNLKWSELKRDLVPICLYAVFGVLIAIAGVAIALNQFIGISLTTALLIAASLSATDPVSVTALFRELGVDSRLVTLMEGESLFNDGMAVVAFGFVVALSLGTAELELQPILVQLFTVVGIGVGVGAFIGFGISYLTQRFDLPLVEQSLTLVSAYATYLIIEDLGGSGVIGVVTTGLILGNFGSRIGMNPRTRIIVSEFWEFLAFFVNSIVFLLIGDQIRFASLGENLQIIIVTVAAMILMRAVALLILSKLSTSITKSDISLPEQTILWWGGLRGSVSIALALSVSTILPEREKIIATVFGVVLFTLLVQGLTIKPLLEKLNLLGDAPLREEYLELVARHIALERVLQHLQADKRPGIDPEFRRYQETLIKSELADLRSKIDKLQDEYPNLQSFTTEQFRGELLAIEADTYAEFVKSGRLNKELASMLEDVL from the coding sequence ATGGTGCTTGAATCAGCGATCGCCGAGGAAGTCATTACAAATAATCTTAAGCAGTTTCTGTTGGTACTTTCAGTATCTTTAGGTGTGGCGACACTACCGCAGGTATTTAGCTGGTTTCGGAATATCCCTTATACCTTGCTACTGGTGATTGTCGGGTTAGGTTTGGCGTTTGTTGATGTCCGTTTAGTAACCCTTTCCCCGGAATTAATTTTGTTCATTTTTTTACCACCCCTGTTGTTTGAAGCTGCATGGAATTTGAAATGGTCAGAACTGAAGCGGGATTTAGTGCCGATTTGCTTGTATGCAGTGTTCGGGGTGTTAATTGCGATCGCCGGGGTAGCGATCGCTCTTAATCAATTCATTGGTATTTCTCTAACTACAGCTTTACTCATCGCAGCTAGCCTGTCTGCAACCGATCCTGTTTCTGTCACCGCTTTGTTTCGTGAACTGGGCGTAGATAGTCGTCTTGTCACTTTAATGGAAGGCGAAAGCTTATTCAATGATGGTATGGCTGTAGTTGCCTTTGGTTTTGTGGTGGCCTTATCTTTGGGAACTGCCGAATTGGAATTACAACCAATTTTAGTGCAGTTATTTACAGTTGTTGGCATCGGTGTAGGGGTGGGGGCTTTCATTGGATTTGGTATTTCTTACCTCACCCAGCGCTTCGATTTGCCCTTAGTAGAACAATCCTTAACCCTAGTTTCCGCTTACGCCACTTACCTGATTATTGAAGACTTAGGCGGTTCTGGGGTAATTGGAGTTGTCACCACAGGTTTGATTTTAGGCAACTTTGGCTCTCGTATCGGCATGAATCCCCGCACCCGGATTATTGTCTCCGAATTTTGGGAATTTTTGGCGTTCTTTGTTAACTCCATTGTCTTCTTGTTGATTGGCGACCAAATACGCTTTGCTAGTTTGGGCGAAAACTTGCAAATCATTATAGTGACAGTGGCAGCAATGATTTTGATGCGGGCAGTTGCTCTTTTGATTCTCAGCAAATTGAGTACTAGCATCACCAAATCGGACATTTCTTTACCAGAACAAACTATCTTATGGTGGGGCGGGTTACGTGGTTCCGTTTCCATTGCCCTGGCATTGAGTGTATCGACTATACTGCCAGAGCGAGAAAAAATTATTGCAACGGTGTTTGGAGTAGTTTTATTTACTCTACTTGTTCAAGGATTGACCATCAAACCTTTGTTGGAAAAACTCAATTTGCTAGGTGATGCACCCTTACGTGAGGAATATTTAGAATTAGTTGCCCGTCATATTGCCTTAGAACGCGTTTTGCAACACCTCCAGGCAGACAAACGCCCCGGCATCGACCCAGAGTTTCGCCGTTATCAGGAGACACTAATCAAAAGTGAACTTGCAGATTTACGGTCAAAAATTGACAAATTACAGGATGAATATCCCAATCTTCAGAGTTTTACAACAGAACAATTCCGAGGAGAACTGCTGGCAATTGAAGCAGATACTTATGCAGAATTTGTTAAGTCTGGTCGGTTAAATAAAGAATTAGCATCTATGCTTGAGGATGTTTTGTAG
- a CDS encoding DUF389 domain-containing protein, with product MGNNIRDRFKNFRRRGSQPEQLQQLQTELLAESTLDSAYIILIISSCAIATLGLLSNSAAVIIGAMIIAPLMLPIRGLAFGALQADITLFRKGLIAVAVGTLLAVAIASTLGWLVGLPSYGSEVLARSRPTLLDLGIAVVAGGISGYAKIETKISGSLAGTAIAVALMPPVCVIGLGLAQGNWSLSFGATLLYLTNLLGIALSCMVTFVVAGYTSMARARQPLIWTMALTTILLIPLGVSFARLVRQAQLETSLRKALLNRTVTFGRLQLVNSNTNWLTNPPEVRLSVRAREPVTPRQVELLEQFIKREMGQPFTLIFEVGQVEEIRSSEPTP from the coding sequence TTGGGTAATAACATTCGAGACCGATTTAAAAATTTCCGCCGCCGGGGTTCGCAACCGGAGCAACTTCAACAGCTACAAACAGAGTTGCTGGCTGAATCAACTCTAGACTCAGCTTACATAATATTAATTATTAGCTCCTGTGCGATCGCAACTTTGGGTTTATTGTCTAACAGTGCAGCCGTGATTATCGGCGCGATGATTATTGCTCCTTTAATGTTGCCGATTCGCGGGTTAGCTTTTGGTGCTTTGCAAGCAGATATTACTTTGTTTCGCAAGGGACTAATTGCTGTCGCAGTGGGCACGCTGTTAGCGGTGGCGATCGCCTCCACTCTGGGTTGGCTGGTGGGATTACCTAGTTACGGTAGTGAAGTGCTGGCTCGATCTAGACCAACATTGCTAGATTTGGGAATTGCGGTAGTGGCTGGTGGTATTAGTGGTTACGCCAAAATTGAGACAAAAATCTCTGGTAGTTTAGCGGGAACTGCGATCGCTGTTGCCCTCATGCCTCCCGTCTGTGTGATTGGCTTAGGCTTGGCACAAGGGAATTGGTCACTCAGTTTCGGGGCAACCCTACTTTATCTCACCAACTTGCTAGGTATTGCCCTCTCCTGTATGGTGACATTTGTGGTAGCAGGTTACACTTCAATGGCGCGGGCCCGTCAACCCCTAATTTGGACTATGGCTTTGACAACTATCCTGCTAATTCCTTTGGGAGTCAGCTTTGCCCGACTTGTACGACAAGCGCAACTAGAAACCAGCTTACGAAAAGCATTATTGAATCGAACTGTCACCTTTGGGCGATTGCAGTTAGTTAACAGTAATACCAATTGGTTAACAAATCCCCCAGAAGTCCGTTTGAGTGTCCGGGCAAGGGAACCTGTCACACCTCGGCAAGTAGAATTATTAGAACAATTTATCAAGCGAGAGATGGGGCAGCCATTCACTCTAATTTTTGAAGTTGGTCAAGTGGAGGAAATTAGAAGTTCGGAACCCACACCCTGA
- a CDS encoding sodium:proton antiporter: MDVTQLVKVSIILLLLATGVALLSRRLRIPYVTGLVLAGLPITELLSRPIGLNPTLVLNLFLPILIFEAGINTDVSRLRSTFKPIALLAGPGAVLSSGIIAALLKFGLGLSWIPALFVGVILANTDTVSMIAVFKEIPVPSRLSTIVEGETLFNDAAALVSFNLILQVYSTGSLTFVEGIQQLLFISLGGCLVGLVLGYLSIPVFARLDDALSSLLLTVAVALGTFQVGQFLGVSGAVAVVVAGLIFGNLGLSQNTSASSRITLLSFWEYASFTVNTFIFLLIGVEIDLGTLWRTLPAIIFAVLAYQVGRVLTVYPLLAGIRLIDRPIPLRWQHLLFLGNIKGSLSMALALSLPETLPGRDVLIALVFGSVLVSLVGQGLSLPWVVKRLQLSKFSETQQQVEELQAQLMTGKAAQDELDSLLKSGVLPKAVYEEMRSAYQVRIAGAEKTLRELYNRRPDELDGKSNSSGKLDAIRRRLLLAEKGALNEAMRKRILSEEIVRGRIQNLDEQLLKLDDD; this comes from the coding sequence GTGGATGTAACTCAATTAGTTAAAGTTTCGATTATTCTCTTGCTCCTGGCTACAGGAGTAGCTTTGCTATCCCGGCGGTTGCGAATCCCTTATGTAACGGGTTTAGTATTAGCAGGCTTGCCAATCACTGAGCTATTATCTCGTCCCATTGGTTTAAATCCAACCTTGGTTTTGAATCTTTTCTTACCAATTCTCATCTTTGAAGCTGGCATTAATACAGATGTCAGCCGCCTACGCAGCACCTTTAAACCAATTGCCCTGCTAGCTGGCCCTGGGGCTGTGCTTTCCAGTGGGATTATTGCCGCCTTATTAAAATTTGGGCTGGGGCTGAGTTGGATACCTGCGTTATTTGTCGGAGTAATTCTGGCAAATACTGATACAGTTTCCATGATTGCCGTCTTTAAGGAAATACCAGTACCCTCGCGGCTTTCCACCATCGTTGAAGGAGAAACTTTATTTAATGATGCAGCTGCTCTAGTTTCATTCAACCTAATTTTGCAAGTATATTCCACAGGTTCACTCACCTTTGTAGAGGGAATCCAACAACTGCTATTTATCTCTTTAGGAGGCTGCCTAGTAGGGTTAGTCTTGGGCTACTTGAGCATACCTGTATTCGCCCGTTTAGATGATGCCCTTAGCAGCTTATTACTAACAGTTGCAGTTGCATTAGGAACTTTTCAGGTTGGGCAATTTCTTGGTGTATCGGGTGCGGTAGCTGTAGTTGTCGCTGGATTAATTTTCGGGAATTTAGGGCTTTCTCAGAATACTTCTGCTTCTAGTCGCATCACCTTGTTGAGTTTCTGGGAGTATGCCAGTTTTACCGTCAACACCTTTATTTTTCTGCTAATTGGTGTAGAAATAGACCTGGGAACCCTCTGGAGAACTTTACCTGCAATTATATTTGCAGTTTTGGCTTATCAAGTTGGGCGAGTTCTTACAGTCTATCCTCTGCTAGCAGGGATTCGTTTGATTGACCGTCCAATTCCATTGCGCTGGCAACATTTACTCTTTTTAGGTAATATCAAAGGTTCGCTCTCGATGGCTCTGGCGTTGAGTTTGCCAGAAACACTACCAGGGCGAGATGTTCTCATCGCTTTAGTTTTTGGTAGTGTGCTGGTGTCGTTAGTGGGACAGGGTTTAAGTTTGCCTTGGGTGGTAAAACGCTTACAATTATCTAAATTTTCAGAAACTCAACAACAGGTTGAAGAATTGCAAGCTCAGTTGATGACAGGGAAGGCAGCACAAGATGAATTAGATAGTTTGTTGAAATCAGGAGTGTTACCAAAAGCTGTTTATGAAGAGATGCGTTCAGCTTATCAAGTGCGAATTGCTGGTGCAGAAAAGACATTGCGGGAACTATATAATCGTCGTCCTGATGAGTTAGACGGCAAAAGTAACAGCAGTGGTAAACTTGATGCCATTCGCCGCCGTTTACTACTGGCAGAAAAAGGAGCGCTTAATGAGGCGATGCGGAAGCGAATTCTCTCAGAAGAAATTGTGCGCGGACGGATACAAAATCTTGATGAACAATTGCTGAAGTTAGATGATGATTAA
- a CDS encoding DUF3124 domain-containing protein, producing the protein MKPYPYILAIALIFLASCQSTNISPKSQPNSTQATPVQKIVTLDKNFKIASGQTVYVPVYSHIYHHNKQEIFELAVTLSIRNTDLINPIVITSVRYYNSEGKLIKQYLERPIQLDALASTDFFINRNDTSGGLGANFIVEWVAQTEISEPIVEAVMIGTDFQQGISFISPGRVIKSQNNNKRSPS; encoded by the coding sequence ATGAAGCCGTATCCATATATTTTAGCGATCGCTCTTATTTTTCTGGCATCTTGTCAATCAACAAATATTTCACCCAAATCACAACCCAACTCCACTCAAGCAACCCCAGTTCAAAAAATAGTAACGCTAGATAAGAATTTTAAGATCGCAAGCGGTCAAACTGTTTATGTTCCTGTTTATTCACATATCTATCATCACAATAAGCAGGAGATTTTCGAGTTAGCGGTTACACTCAGTATTCGGAATACAGATTTGATCAATCCGATCGTTATTACTTCTGTGCGCTACTACAACTCAGAAGGGAAATTAATTAAACAGTATTTGGAGCGTCCTATTCAACTTGATGCGCTAGCTTCGACAGATTTTTTTATAAATAGAAATGATACCAGTGGAGGTTTAGGCGCAAACTTTATTGTCGAGTGGGTAGCTCAAACAGAAATATCCGAACCTATAGTGGAGGCAGTGATGATTGGTACTGACTTTCAGCAAGGAATTTCTTTTATCAGTCCTGGTAGAGTGATTAAAAGTCAAAATAATAATAAGCGATCGCCTTCGTAA
- a CDS encoding TrkA family potassium uptake protein, which produces MYVLIGGAGLVGLSLAQKLVELGHTVAVIDIDPIACRYAREQVGAMAFEGSAVSTEVLLEAGIRKAGSLAAVLRSDALNLAMVTLAKHYGVTHILSRMRHPDFAEPLRIAGANHIISTVELSVSTMVNAIEYPQVESMMHFEQGQIEVLKLAIPNNCYVAGRSVAEIAQDARFPSGSLIIGYQSHPHEDLMIPNGSTILEPHSTVLIVTKPGSLHQVIDFIEQRC; this is translated from the coding sequence ATGTACGTACTAATAGGTGGAGCAGGCTTAGTGGGCTTAAGTTTAGCCCAAAAACTGGTAGAGCTAGGACATACTGTTGCCGTAATTGACATTGACCCTATTGCTTGTCGTTATGCCCGTGAACAAGTAGGAGCAATGGCTTTTGAAGGCAGTGCTGTGAGTACAGAAGTATTGTTAGAAGCTGGGATTCGCAAAGCAGGTTCCTTGGCAGCTGTCTTAAGAAGTGATGCCTTAAACTTGGCAATGGTAACTCTTGCTAAACACTACGGTGTCACCCATATTTTGAGCCGAATGCGCCACCCCGATTTTGCCGAACCACTGCGGATAGCTGGAGCCAACCATATTATCAGCACTGTTGAACTATCAGTTTCAACAATGGTGAATGCCATTGAGTATCCGCAAGTGGAATCAATGATGCATTTTGAGCAAGGACAGATTGAGGTTCTGAAACTTGCCATCCCAAACAATTGCTATGTTGCTGGTCGTAGCGTTGCTGAAATCGCTCAGGATGCCCGATTTCCTAGTGGTTCGCTAATTATTGGTTATCAATCCCATCCCCACGAAGATTTGATGATTCCTAACGGCAGTACAATACTGGAACCTCATTCAACAGTCTTGATTGTGACTAAACCAGGATCTTTACATCAAGTTATTGATTTTATTGAGCAAAGATGTTGA
- a CDS encoding MFS transporter — protein sequence MELKNHWFAVNKVVLPRLLQWVNLRPEESERTQLMFIFYTTVCVGLRWAEDSTVALFLDEYGTHLLPWMYIASAVMSAALVFLYSWLQRIFPLRRVIVAIAPCMLMPLLLLVLLRWGSHVSYLVVISAFLLRLWVDALYVVNDLNTSIVANQIFNIREIKRTYPLVSSGLLVADVISGFSLPWLVQYTSLNKIIFIACFVILLGSAILFYLTNHYRAAFPETPQRLVPEEQASRERFIKSPLKRYVWQLFAFVGLLQVIGLLIDFQYLRELQSNLGDRELASFLGLFGGMLGLCELLLQWFISSRLIERMGVFFTATLLPITVGFSLPGVLVFLHLIPAIQSQSFFWGLIIVKFCDELLRYTFVMSSGPILYQPIPESIRSRMQTLSGGTAEAIATGLTGVLIFATLLFCNRFVTVSLQKWVLVAETMLIASTCVKVVWELRSRYVELLVLSVARGQLSATNVGLRFFKQGVVKALGEKGSEADKRSCIELLAQIDSQGAAEVLAPLLVKLTPDLQRQSLEVMLTAGANPAYLSAIRPLLEQPQETNPEVFALALRYVWLAEPNPNLSILEEYLNPRQNSLIRATAAALVLRQGTPMQKVAATQTMRRMLTHKKERERVNGVRALREAVYLQALRIHIPNLLQDESLRVRCAVLEMIAATHLEEYYSALIAALYYKSTRTTAMSSLVRLENEAIEMLLRLATNIYKPEVVRMYAWRTIAQIGTQEALETLWENLEASWGITRDHILRSLLKIHKQPGIRGLVDRFYESRVENLIEQELKFLGEIYGAYIDLKILDEKENHQSSERIVIVSELLQRALLELELDVKERLLLLLRLLYSPEKMQAAAFNLRSLSVVNLARGLEILEHTVTLPCKSLLLNILDNRPQSEKLQYLVEAKIVEYENMLVSDRLHRLLMLGNFLSDWCLACCFHFAQVTRIRLTSSEILVSLRHPTGFVREAAIAYLNMVSHRVLLQILPQLQKDPHPLVAAQVKELLEKYNFKNSKISTINE from the coding sequence ATGGAACTGAAAAATCACTGGTTTGCTGTAAATAAAGTTGTTTTACCACGACTACTACAGTGGGTGAATCTCCGGCCAGAGGAGAGTGAACGAACTCAACTAATGTTTATTTTTTACACAACTGTGTGTGTAGGATTGCGGTGGGCAGAAGACAGTACAGTGGCGCTGTTTTTGGATGAATATGGGACTCATCTATTGCCGTGGATGTATATTGCCAGTGCCGTTATGAGCGCAGCACTGGTTTTTTTATACTCTTGGCTGCAAAGAATTTTTCCCTTACGCCGGGTGATTGTGGCGATCGCACCTTGCATGTTGATGCCATTACTTCTATTAGTTTTATTACGTTGGGGATCTCATGTTTCTTACCTGGTAGTTATTTCGGCCTTTCTACTGCGGCTATGGGTAGATGCCCTTTATGTAGTCAACGATCTCAACACCTCCATCGTCGCTAACCAAATATTTAACATTCGAGAGATTAAGCGGACTTACCCACTGGTGAGTAGTGGACTTTTGGTAGCAGATGTGATTAGTGGCTTTAGTTTGCCTTGGCTAGTGCAATACACCTCGCTCAATAAGATCATCTTCATCGCCTGTTTTGTGATTTTATTAGGATCGGCGATTTTATTCTATTTAACGAATCACTATCGAGCGGCTTTTCCTGAAACCCCACAAAGACTAGTTCCTGAAGAACAAGCTTCACGAGAGCGCTTTATTAAAAGTCCTCTGAAGCGCTATGTTTGGCAATTGTTTGCTTTTGTTGGTCTATTGCAAGTCATTGGGTTGTTAATAGATTTTCAATATCTGCGCGAACTCCAATCCAATTTGGGCGACCGAGAACTCGCCAGTTTCTTGGGTCTTTTTGGTGGGATGTTGGGACTGTGTGAGTTGTTATTGCAGTGGTTTATTTCCAGCCGACTCATTGAACGGATGGGGGTATTTTTCACAGCGACACTTTTACCAATCACCGTAGGCTTTTCACTACCAGGAGTGCTGGTATTTTTGCATTTAATTCCAGCCATCCAATCGCAAAGCTTTTTCTGGGGTCTGATAATTGTCAAATTTTGCGATGAACTTCTGCGCTACACCTTTGTCATGAGTAGCGGCCCCATCCTGTACCAACCGATTCCTGAGTCAATTCGCAGCCGAATGCAGACTTTATCTGGCGGAACAGCCGAAGCGATCGCTACAGGTTTGACAGGAGTACTAATTTTTGCAACTCTATTGTTTTGTAACCGCTTTGTAACCGTATCCCTGCAAAAGTGGGTGTTGGTGGCAGAAACAATGCTGATAGCTAGCACCTGTGTAAAAGTAGTTTGGGAATTGCGATCGCGTTACGTTGAACTGTTAGTCTTGAGTGTGGCACGGGGCCAATTGAGTGCAACCAATGTCGGCTTACGATTCTTCAAGCAGGGGGTAGTCAAAGCCTTGGGAGAAAAAGGCAGCGAGGCTGATAAACGCTCTTGTATTGAACTTTTAGCCCAAATTGACTCTCAAGGAGCTGCGGAAGTTTTAGCACCCCTGTTAGTTAAGTTAACCCCAGATTTGCAGCGCCAAAGTTTGGAAGTGATGCTGACAGCTGGTGCAAATCCCGCTTATCTATCCGCCATTCGTCCTTTGTTAGAACAACCCCAAGAAACTAACCCCGAAGTTTTTGCCCTAGCTCTGCGCTACGTTTGGCTAGCTGAACCAAATCCCAATTTAAGCATCCTAGAAGAATATCTCAACCCCCGCCAAAACTCACTCATCCGCGCTACCGCCGCCGCTTTAGTCTTACGTCAGGGAACGCCGATGCAAAAGGTAGCAGCTACCCAAACTATGCGCCGGATGTTGACTCATAAGAAAGAACGGGAACGGGTGAATGGAGTTAGAGCGCTTAGAGAAGCTGTTTATTTACAAGCGTTACGGATTCACATCCCGAATTTATTACAAGATGAGTCGTTACGGGTGCGCTGTGCCGTATTGGAAATGATTGCAGCAACCCATTTAGAGGAATACTATTCGGCGCTGATTGCAGCACTTTATTACAAATCAACCCGTACTACAGCAATGTCGTCCCTAGTGCGACTAGAAAATGAAGCGATAGAGATGCTGTTGCGGTTAGCTACCAATATTTACAAACCAGAAGTAGTGCGGATGTACGCTTGGCGTACCATTGCTCAAATTGGCACTCAGGAAGCATTAGAGACTTTATGGGAAAACTTGGAGGCATCCTGGGGTATAACTAGGGATCATATTCTTCGGAGCTTACTAAAAATACATAAACAACCAGGAATTAGAGGTTTAGTAGATCGGTTTTATGAAAGTCGGGTAGAAAATTTAATTGAGCAGGAATTAAAGTTTTTAGGCGAGATTTATGGTGCATATATAGACTTGAAAATATTAGATGAAAAAGAAAATCATCAATCAAGTGAAAGGATTGTGATTGTCTCTGAGTTACTGCAACGCGCCCTTTTAGAATTGGAATTGGATGTCAAAGAGCGGCTGCTACTGTTGCTCAGACTGCTTTACTCACCAGAAAAGATGCAGGCAGCAGCGTTTAATCTGCGATCGCTCTCAGTGGTAAATTTAGCACGGGGTTTAGAAATCTTAGAGCATACCGTAACTTTGCCTTGCAAGTCTCTGTTACTGAATATTTTAGATAACCGACCGCAATCAGAAAAATTGCAATATCTTGTAGAAGCCAAGATCGTAGAATATGAGAATATGCTGGTTAGCGATCGCCTCCACAGATTGCTGATGTTGGGTAACTTCCTTTCTGATTGGTGTCTAGCTTGTTGTTTCCATTTTGCTCAAGTGACTCGCATCAGACTTACCAGTTCTGAAATTTTAGTAAGTTTGCGTCATCCAACGGGTTTTGTTAGAGAAGCTGCGATCGCATATCTAAATATGGTTTCACATCGCGTTCTCCTGCAAATCTTACCCCAGTTACAAAAAGATCCACATCCTTTGGTAGCTGCTCAAGTTAAAGAGTTACTCGAAAAATACAACTTTAAAAATTCAAAAATCTCGACAATAAATGAATAG
- the infC gene encoding translation initiation factor IF-3, which produces MPVIEKKRTRDLPQINERIRFPKIRVIDTDGAQLGIMPPQEALQLAEEKELDLVLISDKADPPVCRIMDYGKYKFEQEKKAREARKKQHTADVKEVKMRYKIEEHDYNVRVKQAERFLKDGDKVKATVMFRGREIQHSDLAEDLLKRMATDLEPFGELQQAPKKEGRNMMMLISPKK; this is translated from the coding sequence ATGCCTGTGATTGAGAAGAAAAGAACTCGCGATCTGCCCCAAATTAACGAACGAATTCGCTTCCCGAAAATTCGGGTCATTGATACTGACGGTGCCCAATTGGGAATTATGCCCCCACAGGAAGCACTACAACTAGCAGAAGAGAAAGAGTTAGATTTGGTGCTTATAAGTGACAAAGCTGACCCGCCAGTTTGTCGGATTATGGACTACGGGAAATATAAGTTTGAGCAGGAGAAAAAGGCGCGGGAAGCCCGGAAAAAGCAGCACACGGCTGATGTCAAAGAAGTTAAGATGCGTTACAAAATAGAAGAACACGACTACAACGTGCGTGTTAAGCAAGCAGAGCGCTTTTTGAAAGATGGCGATAAAGTCAAAGCGACTGTGATGTTCCGGGGTCGAGAAATTCAACACAGCGACCTAGCAGAAGATTTGCTCAAGCGAATGGCAACGGATTTGGAGCCTTTTGGTGAGCTTCAACAAGCGCCTAAAAAAGAAGGGCGAAACATGATGATGCTTATCTCGCCCAAAAAATAA